A genome region from Streptomyces sp. NBC_01296 includes the following:
- the dapA gene encoding 4-hydroxy-tetrahydrodipicolinate synthase: MAPISTPQTPFGRVLTAMITPFTADGALDLDGAQQLAVHLVDAGNDGLIINGTTGESPTTTDAEKNDLVRAVLEAVGDRAHVVAGIGTNDTRHTLELARQAERTGAHGLLAVTPYYSKPPQEGLYRHFTAIADATELPVMLYDIPGRSGVPINTETLVRLAEHPRIVANKDAKGDLGRASWAIAQSGLAWYSGDDMLNLPLLSVGAVGFVSVVGHVVTPELRAMLEAHLGGDVQKATEIHQKLLPVFTGMFRTQGVITTKGALNLQGLPAGPLRLPLVELTAEETAQLKIDLAAGGVQL, translated from the coding sequence ATGGCTCCGATCTCGACTCCGCAGACCCCCTTCGGGCGGGTCCTCACCGCCATGATCACGCCCTTCACGGCGGATGGCGCACTCGACCTCGACGGCGCGCAGCAGCTCGCCGTCCACCTGGTGGATGCAGGCAACGACGGCCTGATCATCAACGGGACCACCGGCGAGTCCCCGACCACCACCGACGCGGAGAAAAACGACCTCGTACGAGCCGTCCTCGAAGCGGTCGGCGACCGTGCCCACGTCGTCGCCGGCATCGGCACCAACGACACCCGGCACACCCTCGAGCTGGCCCGCCAGGCCGAGCGCACCGGCGCACACGGCCTGCTCGCGGTGACCCCGTACTACAGCAAGCCGCCGCAGGAAGGCCTCTACCGGCACTTCACGGCGATCGCCGACGCCACCGAGCTCCCGGTGATGCTCTACGACATCCCCGGCCGCAGCGGCGTCCCGATCAACACCGAAACCCTGGTGAGGCTCGCCGAGCACCCCCGTATCGTGGCCAACAAGGACGCCAAGGGCGACCTCGGCCGCGCCAGCTGGGCCATCGCCCAGAGCGGACTCGCCTGGTACTCCGGCGACGACATGCTGAACCTGCCGCTGCTGTCCGTCGGCGCCGTCGGCTTCGTCTCCGTGGTCGGCCACGTGGTCACCCCCGAGCTCCGCGCGATGCTCGAGGCCCACTTGGGCGGCGACGTCCAGAAGGCCACCGAGATCCACCAGAAGCTGCTCCCCGTCTTCACCGGTATGTTCCGCACACAGGGTGTGATCACCACCAAGGGCGCCCTGAACCTGCAGGGCCTGCCCGCGGGCCCGCTGCGGCTCCCGCTGGTCGAGCTGACGGCCGAAGAGACGGCCCAGCTCAAGATCGATCTTGCCGCCGGCGGGGTACAGCTCTGA
- the thyX gene encoding FAD-dependent thymidylate synthase, producing MSETAASDLKPSFRSDVTVELVKHSAADSDVLWAARVSTAGEQSLEELQKDPERSKGLINYLMRDRHGSPFEHNSMTFFISAPIFVFREFMRHRVGWSYNEESGRYRELEPVFYVPDAERKLVQEGRPGKYVFVEGTAAQQELTGRVMEDSYRQAYEAYQEMLAAGVAREVARSVLPVGLFSSMYATCNARSLMHFLGLRTQHELAAVPSFPQREIEMVGEKMEQHWAALMPLTYAAYNANGRVAP from the coding sequence GTGAGCGAGACCGCCGCTTCAGACCTGAAACCCAGCTTCCGCAGTGATGTGACGGTGGAGCTGGTGAAGCACTCCGCCGCCGACTCCGACGTGCTGTGGGCCGCCCGTGTCTCCACGGCCGGCGAGCAGTCGCTCGAGGAGCTCCAGAAGGACCCCGAGCGCTCCAAGGGCCTCATCAACTACCTGATGCGGGACCGCCACGGCAGCCCCTTCGAGCACAACTCGATGACCTTCTTCATCAGCGCCCCGATCTTCGTGTTCCGCGAGTTCATGCGGCACCGCGTCGGCTGGTCGTACAACGAGGAATCGGGCCGCTACAGGGAGCTCGAGCCGGTCTTCTACGTCCCGGACGCCGAGCGCAAGCTCGTCCAGGAGGGCCGTCCGGGCAAGTACGTCTTCGTCGAGGGCACCGCGGCCCAGCAGGAGCTGACGGGGCGGGTCATGGAGGACTCGTACCGTCAGGCCTACGAGGCCTACCAGGAGATGCTGGCCGCGGGCGTGGCCCGCGAGGTTGCCCGTTCGGTCCTGCCGGTCGGACTTTTCTCCTCGATGTACGCCACCTGCAACGCGCGCTCGCTGATGCACTTCCTCGGCCTGCGCACGCAGCACGAGCTCGCGGCCGTCCCCTCCTTCCCGCAGCGGGAGATCGAGATGGTCGGCGAGAAGATGGAGCAGCACTGGGCCGCGCTCATGCCGCTGACGTACGCCGCGTACAACGCCAACGGCCGCGTCGCCCCGTAA
- a CDS encoding PH domain-containing protein, translating to MPLPFLTADRAFDAHEDTADEDVLAHEDPDRWRRPYRPGPWRVAGAALLLLLAAFMLLATMIIAFAGAWAGAGVCVAAALGVIGSALRLLMAGVWVSPAGLRRVGFFRTRSIGWDEITEVRTVQQPVRWLGLPRTVQGQALTAAARDGAELPVLLTDHNADFLSRTEAFDRAADMVEAWADEYRAVPA from the coding sequence GTGCCCCTGCCCTTCTTGACGGCCGACCGCGCGTTCGACGCGCACGAAGACACCGCCGACGAGGACGTACTGGCCCACGAGGACCCCGACCGCTGGCGCCGGCCGTACCGGCCCGGGCCCTGGCGGGTGGCCGGCGCCGCCCTGCTGCTCCTGCTGGCCGCGTTCATGCTGCTCGCCACGATGATCATCGCGTTCGCGGGTGCCTGGGCCGGTGCCGGTGTCTGTGTGGCCGCCGCGCTCGGCGTGATCGGGTCGGCGCTGCGCTTGCTCATGGCGGGCGTCTGGGTGAGCCCCGCGGGGCTTCGCCGGGTCGGCTTCTTCCGGACCCGCTCGATCGGCTGGGACGAGATCACCGAGGTCCGCACGGTCCAGCAGCCGGTGCGCTGGCTGGGACTGCCGCGGACCGTCCAGGGGCAGGCCCTGACGGCGGCCGCGCGCGACGGCGCGGAGCTGCCGGTGCTGCTGACCGACCACAACGCCGATTTCCTGTCGCGGACCGAGGCCTTCGACCGGGCCGCCGACATGGTCGAGGCCTGGGCCGACGAGTACCGGGCCGTGCCCGCCTGA
- the dapB gene encoding 4-hydroxy-tetrahydrodipicolinate reductase encodes MSSKLRVAVLGAQGRIGSEAVKAVEAAEDMELVAALGRGDKLETVVEAGAQVAVELTTPASVMENLDFLVRHGIHGVVGTTGWTEERLAQLDTWLAASPQTGVLIAPNFSIGAVLTMKFAAQAARYFESVEVVELHHPNKVDAPSGTATRTAQLIAAARAEAGCAPQPDATATALDGARGADVDGVPVHAIRLRGLLAHQEVLLGAEGETLTIRHDSLHHSSFMPGILLGARRVVQHPGLTFGLENFLDLG; translated from the coding sequence ATGAGCAGCAAGCTGCGGGTGGCCGTTCTCGGCGCCCAGGGCCGCATCGGCTCCGAGGCGGTCAAGGCCGTCGAGGCCGCCGAGGACATGGAGCTGGTGGCCGCCCTCGGCCGCGGCGACAAGCTGGAGACGGTGGTCGAGGCCGGCGCGCAGGTCGCGGTCGAGCTGACCACCCCCGCCTCGGTCATGGAGAACCTGGACTTCCTCGTCCGCCACGGGATCCACGGCGTGGTCGGCACCACCGGCTGGACCGAGGAGCGCCTCGCCCAGCTGGACACCTGGCTCGCCGCCTCCCCGCAGACCGGTGTGCTCATCGCCCCGAACTTCTCCATCGGCGCCGTCCTCACCATGAAGTTCGCCGCCCAGGCCGCCCGCTACTTCGAGTCCGTCGAGGTCGTCGAGCTCCACCACCCGAACAAGGTCGACGCCCCCTCCGGCACGGCGACCCGTACGGCGCAGCTCATCGCGGCCGCCCGCGCCGAGGCCGGCTGCGCCCCGCAGCCCGACGCCACCGCCACGGCCCTGGACGGCGCGCGCGGCGCGGACGTCGACGGCGTCCCGGTGCACGCCATCCGCCTGCGCGGCCTGCTGGCCCACCAGGAGGTGCTGCTCGGCGCCGAGGGCGAGACCCTGACGATCCGTCACGACTCCCTGCACCACAGCAGCTTCATGCCGGGCATCCTGCTCGGTGCGCGCCGCGTCGTGCAGCACCCGGGCCTCACGTTCGGCCTGGAAAACTTCCTCGACCTCGGCTGA
- a CDS encoding M16 family metallopeptidase encodes MTSRSSRVTARPSSEGRAVARTQTLLKGENGIGTVRRTVLPGGLRIVTETLPSVRSATFGIWAHVGSRDETPTLNGATHYLEHLLFKGTAQRSALDISSAIDAVGGEMNAFTAKEYTCYYARVLDTDLPLAIDVVCDMLTGSLIREEDVDAERGVILEEIAMTEDDPGDCVHDLFAHTMYGDTPLGRPVLGTVDTINALGADRIRRFYKKHYDPRHLVVAAAGNVDHNKVVRQVRAAFEKAGALRHTDAEPIGPRSGAKRIRTSGRVDLINRKTEQAHVVLGMPGLARTDERRWALGVLNTALGGGMSSRLFQEVREKRGLAYSVYSYTSGFADTGLFGVYAGCRPNQVHDVLRICRGELDKVVSEGLTDEEIKRAIGQLSGSTVLGLEDTGAIMNRIGKSELCWGDQMSVDDMLARIAAVTPDDVRSVAQDVLAQRPSLAVIGPLKEKQAARLDEAVS; translated from the coding sequence GTGACGTCGCGTAGTTCCCGTGTGACGGCCCGCCCCTCTTCGGAGGGGCGGGCCGTCGCCCGTACCCAAACCCTCCTCAAGGGCGAGAACGGCATCGGCACCGTCCGGCGCACCGTCCTCCCCGGCGGACTGCGCATCGTCACCGAGACGCTGCCCTCGGTCCGCTCCGCCACCTTCGGCATCTGGGCGCACGTGGGCTCCCGCGACGAGACGCCCACGCTCAACGGTGCCACGCACTACCTCGAGCACCTCCTCTTCAAGGGCACCGCCCAGCGCAGCGCCCTCGACATCTCCTCCGCGATCGACGCGGTCGGCGGCGAGATGAACGCCTTCACGGCGAAGGAGTACACCTGCTACTACGCACGGGTGCTCGACACCGACCTGCCGCTGGCGATCGACGTCGTCTGCGACATGCTCACCGGCTCGCTGATCCGCGAGGAGGACGTCGACGCCGAGCGCGGGGTCATCCTCGAAGAGATCGCGATGACCGAGGACGACCCGGGCGACTGCGTGCACGACCTGTTCGCGCACACGATGTACGGCGACACCCCGCTGGGCCGCCCCGTCCTCGGCACCGTCGACACGATCAACGCCCTCGGCGCCGACCGGATCCGCCGCTTCTACAAGAAGCACTACGACCCCCGCCACCTGGTGGTGGCCGCGGCCGGCAACGTCGACCACAACAAGGTCGTACGCCAGGTCCGCGCGGCCTTCGAGAAGGCCGGCGCCCTGCGGCACACCGACGCCGAGCCGATCGGCCCGCGCTCCGGAGCCAAGCGCATCCGCACCTCCGGCCGCGTCGACCTGATCAACCGCAAGACCGAGCAGGCCCACGTGGTCCTCGGCATGCCCGGCCTGGCCCGCACCGACGAGCGCCGCTGGGCGCTCGGCGTGCTGAACACGGCCCTCGGCGGCGGCATGTCCTCCCGCCTCTTCCAGGAGGTCCGGGAGAAGCGCGGCCTGGCCTACAGCGTGTACTCGTACACCTCGGGCTTCGCCGACACCGGGCTCTTCGGCGTGTACGCGGGCTGCCGCCCGAACCAGGTCCACGACGTACTGCGGATCTGCCGGGGCGAGCTCGACAAGGTCGTCTCCGAGGGGCTCACCGACGAGGAGATCAAGCGGGCCATCGGCCAGCTGTCCGGCTCCACCGTCCTCGGCCTGGAGGACACCGGCGCGATCATGAACCGCATCGGCAAGAGCGAGCTCTGCTGGGGCGACCAGATGTCGGTCGACGACATGCTGGCCCGGATCGCGGCCGTGACCCCGGACGACGTCCGCTCGGTCGCGCAGGATGTACTGGCCCAGCGGCCGTCGCTCGCGGTGATCGGCCCGCTGAAGGAGAAGCAGGCCGCCCGCCTCGACGAAGCGGTGTCCTGA
- a CDS encoding polyribonucleotide nucleotidyltransferase: MENETHYAEAVIDNGSFGTRTIRFETGRLARQAAGSAVAYLDDDTMVLSATTASKKPKDQLDFFPLTVDVEERQYAAGKIPGSFFRREGRPSEDAILTCRLIDRPLRPSFKKGLRNEIQVVATIMALNPDHLYDVVAINAASASTQLAGLPFSGPIGGVRVALIRGQWVAFPTHTELEDAVFDMVVAGRVLDDGDVAIMMVEAEATEKTITLVKDGADAPTEEIVASGLDAAKPFIKALCKAQADLAAKAAKPEGEFPVFLDYQDDVYEALAAAVKGELSQALTIAGKQDREAELDRVKEIAAEKLLPAFEGREKEISAAYRSLTKALVRERVIKDKVRIDGRGVTDIRTLAAEVEAIPRVHGSALFERGETQILGVTTLNMLRMEQQLDTLSPVTRKRYMHNYNFPPYSVGETGRVGSPKRREIGHGALAERAIVPVLPTREEFPYAIRQVSEALGSNGSTSMGSVCASTMSLLNAGVPLKAPVAGIAMGLISQEIDGKTHYVALTDILGAEDAFGDMDFKVAGTKEFVTALQLDTKLDGIPASVLAAALKQARDARLHILDVMMEAIDTPDAMSPFAPRIITVKIPVDKIGEVIGPKGKMINQIQEDTGAEITIEDDGTIYIGASDGPAAEAARATINQIANPTMPEVGERYLGTVVKTTTFGAFVSLMPGKDGLLHISQIRKLAGGKRVENVEDVLAVGTKVQVEIAEIDQRGKLSLIPVIDGEAAGDDADKDDSDK, translated from the coding sequence GTGGAGAACGAGACCCACTACGCCGAGGCCGTCATTGACAACGGTTCCTTCGGCACCCGCACCATCCGCTTCGAGACGGGCCGTCTGGCCCGCCAGGCCGCCGGCTCCGCCGTTGCCTACCTGGACGACGACACGATGGTGCTTTCCGCCACCACCGCGTCGAAGAAGCCCAAGGACCAGCTCGACTTCTTCCCCCTGACGGTGGACGTCGAGGAGCGCCAGTACGCGGCCGGCAAGATCCCCGGATCCTTCTTCCGCCGCGAGGGCCGCCCCTCCGAGGACGCGATCCTCACCTGCCGCCTGATCGACCGCCCGCTGCGCCCGTCCTTCAAGAAGGGCCTGCGCAACGAGATCCAGGTCGTCGCCACGATCATGGCGCTCAACCCGGACCACCTGTACGACGTCGTCGCGATCAACGCCGCGTCCGCGTCCACCCAGCTGGCCGGTCTGCCCTTCTCCGGCCCGATCGGCGGCGTCCGCGTCGCGCTGATCCGCGGCCAGTGGGTGGCCTTCCCGACGCACACCGAGCTCGAGGACGCCGTCTTCGACATGGTCGTCGCGGGCCGCGTCCTGGACGACGGCGACGTCGCGATCATGATGGTCGAGGCCGAGGCCACCGAGAAGACCATCACCCTGGTCAAGGACGGCGCCGACGCCCCGACCGAGGAGATCGTCGCCTCCGGTCTGGACGCCGCGAAGCCCTTCATCAAGGCCCTTTGCAAGGCCCAGGCCGACCTGGCCGCCAAGGCCGCCAAGCCCGAGGGCGAGTTCCCGGTCTTCCTGGACTACCAGGACGACGTGTACGAGGCCCTCGCGGCCGCCGTCAAGGGCGAGCTCTCCCAGGCGCTGACCATCGCGGGCAAGCAGGACCGCGAGGCCGAGCTGGACCGCGTCAAGGAGATCGCCGCCGAGAAGCTCCTCCCGGCCTTCGAGGGCCGCGAGAAGGAGATCTCCGCCGCCTACCGCAGCCTGACCAAGGCCCTGGTGCGCGAGCGCGTCATCAAGGACAAGGTCCGCATCGACGGCCGCGGCGTCACGGACATCCGTACGCTGGCCGCCGAGGTCGAGGCCATCCCGCGCGTGCACGGCTCGGCGCTGTTCGAGCGTGGCGAGACCCAGATCCTGGGCGTCACCACCCTGAACATGCTCCGCATGGAGCAGCAGCTGGACACCCTCTCCCCGGTGACCCGCAAGCGCTACATGCACAACTACAACTTCCCGCCGTACTCCGTCGGTGAGACCGGCCGCGTGGGCTCGCCCAAGCGCCGCGAGATCGGCCACGGCGCGCTCGCCGAGCGCGCCATCGTGCCGGTCCTCCCGACCCGCGAGGAGTTCCCGTACGCGATCCGCCAGGTGTCCGAGGCCCTCGGCTCCAACGGTTCGACGTCCATGGGCTCGGTCTGCGCCTCCACCATGTCGCTGCTGAACGCCGGTGTGCCCCTCAAGGCCCCCGTCGCCGGTATCGCCATGGGCCTGATCTCCCAGGAGATCGACGGCAAGACGCACTACGTCGCCCTCACCGACATCCTCGGTGCGGAGGACGCCTTCGGCGACATGGACTTCAAGGTCGCCGGCACCAAGGAGTTCGTCACCGCGCTCCAGCTGGACACCAAGCTCGACGGCATCCCGGCCTCCGTCCTGGCCGCCGCCCTCAAGCAGGCCCGCGACGCCCGCCTCCACATCCTCGACGTGATGATGGAAGCGATCGACACGCCGGACGCGATGTCCCCGTTCGCCCCGCGGATCATCACCGTCAAGATCCCGGTGGACAAGATCGGTGAGGTCATCGGCCCCAAGGGCAAGATGATCAACCAGATCCAGGAGGACACCGGCGCCGAGATCACGATCGAGGACGACGGCACCATCTACATCGGTGCCTCCGACGGCCCGGCAGCCGAGGCCGCCCGCGCCACGATCAACCAGATCGCCAACCCGACCATGCCGGAGGTCGGCGAGCGCTACCTGGGTACGGTCGTCAAGACCACCACCTTCGGTGCCTTCGTCTCCCTGATGCCCGGCAAGGACGGCCTGCTGCACATCTCGCAGATCCGCAAGCTCGCCGGTGGCAAGCGCGTGGAGAACGTCGAGGACGTGCTCGCGGTCGGCACCAAGGTCCAGGTCGAGATCGCCGAGATCGACCAGCGCGGCAAGCTCTCCCTGATCCCCGTGATCGACGGCGAGGCCGCCGGTGACGACGCTGACAAGGACGACTCCGACAAGTGA
- the rpsO gene encoding 30S ribosomal protein S15, whose product MSLDAATKKQIIAEFGAKEGDTGSPEVQVAMLSKRISDLTEHLKTHKHDHHSRRGLLILVGQRRRLLQYLAKKDIQRFRALVERLGIRRGAAGVK is encoded by the coding sequence GTGTCGCTCGACGCCGCTACGAAGAAGCAGATCATCGCCGAGTTTGGTGCCAAGGAGGGCGACACCGGCTCCCCCGAGGTCCAGGTCGCGATGCTCTCCAAGCGCATCTCGGACCTGACCGAGCACCTCAAGACCCACAAGCACGACCACCACTCCCGTCGTGGTCTGCTGATCCTGGTCGGCCAGCGTCGCCGCCTGCTGCAGTACCTGGCCAAGAAGGACATCCAGCGCTTCCGCGCGCTGGTCGAGCGCCTCGGCATCCGCCGCGGTGCGGCCGGCGTCAAGTAA